The Blastopirellula retiformator genome includes a region encoding these proteins:
- a CDS encoding YifB family Mg chelatase-like AAA ATPase: MLAKLRTFSLLGIDAVPVDIEVDISPTSMPKTVMVGLPEAAVKESIHRIERAIVNSGYVRPQDRVVVNMAPADLPKNAAAFDLPTSLGILAASGQIRSERFADYAVVGELALDGSMRPIKGSLSKAMQAAALGLKGIVLPAENGAEAAVVEEIEAIPVRSLAEAVGFLSGAIDIEPVPPRIEEYFRQYSSYDVDFADVRGQEMAKRALVIAAAAAHNLLMVGPPGSGKTMLAKRVPSILPDLTPSESVETTRIYSVTGRLPGNQPLLTQRPFRSPHHTISEAGLVGGGNPPSPGEISHSHNGVLFLDELPEFQRRTLEVMRQPLEDGNVTIARATRSTTFPADFMLVAAMNPCPCGYRNDPRRDCHCSVPQVERYIGKISGPLLDRIDIQIEVPAVPFSELSSKTPGISSEEMRAQVMEARKIQARRFIGSKTRYNGQMSSREIRKFCHLTDASMALLKQSVASLGLSARAHDKVLRTARTIADLDGATNIDIPHVSEAINYRMLDRGVG; encoded by the coding sequence ATGCTGGCAAAACTTCGGACCTTTTCGCTGCTGGGCATCGACGCCGTTCCGGTCGACATCGAAGTCGACATTTCTCCCACCTCGATGCCCAAGACCGTGATGGTTGGCCTGCCCGAGGCGGCCGTCAAAGAGAGCATTCACCGTATCGAGCGGGCGATCGTCAACAGCGGCTACGTCCGCCCGCAGGATCGCGTGGTGGTCAACATGGCCCCGGCCGACCTGCCCAAGAACGCCGCCGCGTTCGACTTGCCGACCTCGCTGGGCATTTTGGCCGCCAGCGGGCAGATCCGGTCCGAGCGGTTTGCCGACTACGCCGTCGTCGGAGAGCTAGCGCTTGACGGCTCGATGCGGCCGATCAAAGGCTCGCTCTCGAAGGCGATGCAGGCCGCCGCACTTGGCTTGAAGGGAATCGTCCTACCGGCCGAAAATGGCGCCGAGGCGGCGGTTGTCGAAGAGATTGAAGCGATCCCGGTCCGCTCGCTGGCCGAAGCGGTCGGCTTTCTCTCCGGCGCGATCGACATCGAACCGGTCCCGCCCAGGATCGAAGAATACTTCCGGCAGTACAGCAGCTACGATGTCGACTTCGCCGACGTCCGCGGCCAAGAGATGGCGAAGCGGGCCTTGGTGATCGCCGCCGCTGCGGCCCATAACCTGTTGATGGTTGGCCCGCCCGGCTCTGGCAAGACGATGCTGGCCAAGCGGGTGCCATCGATCTTGCCCGACCTGACGCCGAGCGAATCGGTCGAAACGACCCGCATCTACAGCGTCACCGGTCGGCTTCCCGGCAACCAACCGCTGCTAACGCAGCGTCCGTTTCGTTCGCCGCACCATACGATCAGCGAAGCCGGTTTAGTAGGCGGCGGCAACCCACCATCGCCTGGCGAGATCTCCCATAGTCACAACGGCGTGCTGTTCCTGGATGAACTGCCCGAGTTTCAGCGACGTACGCTCGAGGTGATGCGGCAGCCGCTGGAAGATGGCAACGTGACGATCGCCCGGGCGACTCGAAGCACGACCTTTCCGGCCGACTTTATGCTGGTCGCCGCGATGAACCCTTGCCCTTGCGGTTATCGCAACGATCCCCGCCGCGACTGCCACTGCAGCGTACCGCAGGTCGAACGGTACATTGGCAAAATCAGCGGCCCGCTGCTCGACCGGATCGATATCCAAATCGAAGTCCCGGCCGTTCCCTTCAGCGAACTGTCGTCGAAGACCCCCGGCATCAGCAGCGAAGAGATGCGGGCCCAAGTGATGGAAGCGAGAAAAATCCAAGCCCGCCGCTTCATCGGCAGCAAAACCCGCTACAACGGCCAGATGTCGTCCCGAGAAATCCGCAAGTTCTGCCACCTAACCGACGCCAGCATGGCCCTGCTTAAACAAAGCGTCGCCAGCCTAGGCCTATCGGCCCGAGCCCACGACAAAGTCCTAAGGACGGCCCGCACGATCGCCGACCTCGACGGAGCGACCAACATCGACATCCCGCATGTGAGCGAGGCGATTAACTATCGAATGTTGGATCGCGGGGTTGGGTAA
- a CDS encoding M48 family metalloprotease has translation MIQFRCSGCQAAFNVSSDKQGKKGKCPKCGEIIQIPKQEAQVPKASPAAPHISTAQPARRSPGGVQRKSAKPAAPAAAARRTESVMPKQKLSDDQLRAAVMGSFRGSFERPKTRPLYVISALIVSVVMVALPLIYLAFIGLIGYGVYYHLVNHVGMLGVARGRAAIFVFLLYIAPPVVASIGILFMLKPLFARPAYEHRTRSLTEKSDPLLFEFVAKICSLVGAPFPKRIDIDDQMNASASFRNGMWSVLRGNDLVLTIGVPLAAGLTTRQFAGVLAHEFGHFSQGAGMRLTYVVRSISHWFARVVYMRDEWDVWLAETAEGVDLRIGVFLYLTMLFVWISRGLLWILMYIGHFAAGFLLRQMEYDADQYEIRLAGSTAFQQTSQRMRLINAAYGLSIEMLSAVFQRGAMVDDITAFLKVQLRHLPDEIKRDVKTSIESERTGLFDTHPCDRDRIAAAVAAQMPGVFHHEGLAVDLFGNFERLSKNVTWDRYCQLTGNRVAQDKLTPYRDLINEFKLDIFGEHSKENMKKEEALAIQHHLANPDRIPFDN, from the coding sequence ATGATTCAGTTTCGCTGCAGCGGTTGTCAGGCGGCATTCAACGTTTCGTCGGACAAGCAGGGGAAAAAGGGGAAGTGCCCCAAATGCGGCGAGATAATCCAGATCCCCAAGCAGGAAGCGCAAGTCCCCAAGGCTTCGCCCGCTGCGCCGCACATATCGACGGCGCAGCCTGCCCGAAGATCGCCTGGCGGCGTGCAGCGGAAATCCGCCAAGCCAGCGGCGCCGGCCGCAGCGGCTCGGCGGACAGAATCGGTCATGCCGAAGCAGAAGCTGAGCGACGATCAGCTGCGGGCCGCGGTGATGGGATCGTTTCGGGGCTCGTTCGAGCGTCCCAAGACGCGCCCCCTGTATGTGATCAGCGCGTTGATCGTCTCGGTCGTCATGGTTGCGCTGCCGCTGATCTATCTCGCCTTTATCGGCCTGATCGGTTACGGCGTCTATTACCACCTGGTCAATCATGTGGGCATGTTGGGCGTCGCGCGCGGACGGGCGGCGATTTTTGTATTTCTGCTCTACATCGCTCCGCCGGTCGTCGCCAGCATTGGCATCTTGTTCATGCTGAAGCCGCTGTTCGCTCGGCCTGCTTACGAACATCGGACGCGGTCGTTGACCGAGAAGAGCGATCCGCTGCTGTTTGAATTTGTCGCCAAGATCTGTTCCTTGGTCGGGGCGCCGTTCCCGAAGCGGATCGACATCGATGACCAGATGAACGCGTCGGCCAGTTTCCGCAACGGCATGTGGAGCGTGCTGCGCGGCAACGACCTGGTCTTAACGATCGGCGTGCCGCTGGCGGCTGGATTGACGACTCGGCAATTCGCCGGCGTGCTGGCGCATGAGTTCGGTCACTTCAGCCAGGGCGCCGGGATGCGGCTTACGTACGTTGTGCGAAGCATCAGTCATTGGTTTGCCCGCGTCGTCTACATGCGCGACGAGTGGGACGTCTGGCTGGCCGAAACGGCGGAAGGCGTCGACCTGCGGATCGGCGTGTTTCTGTACCTGACGATGCTGTTCGTTTGGATCTCGCGCGGCCTGCTTTGGATCTTAATGTATATCGGGCACTTTGCGGCCGGCTTCCTGCTGCGGCAGATGGAATACGACGCCGATCAGTACGAAATTCGCCTGGCTGGCAGCACCGCTTTTCAGCAGACGTCGCAGCGAATGCGATTGATCAACGCCGCCTATGGGCTCTCGATTGAAATGCTCTCGGCCGTCTTCCAGCGCGGCGCGATGGTCGACGACATCACCGCCTTCCTGAAGGTCCAGCTTCGGCACCTGCCTGACGAAATCAAACGCGACGTCAAAACGTCGATCGAAAGCGAGCGGACGGGGCTCTTCGACACGCACCCGTGCGATCGTGACCGCATCGCGGCGGCCGTCGCGGCTCAAATGCCCGGCGTATTTCACCATGAAGGACTCGCGGTCGATCTGTTCGGCAACTTTGAGCGACTCTCGAAGAACGTCACCTGGGATCGCTACTGTCAATTGACCGGCAACCGCGTCGCCCAAGACAAGCTGACTCCCTATCGTGACCTGATCAACGAGTTCAAACTCGACATTTTCGGCGAGCACTCGAAAGAAAATATGAAGAAGGAAGAGGCCCTCGCGATTCAGCACCATTTGGCCAACCCGGATCGTATCCCCTTTGACAACTAG
- a CDS encoding NIPSNAP family protein — protein MKSFLLMSAALATVVFASFAQAEDKPVYELRIYTANEGKLDALNARFRDHTAGLFEKHGMQNMGYWTPLDSAQKENTLIYILKHDSPEAAKQSWAAFVADPEWQNAKAASEENGKLVKKAESVYMTETDFSPHNLKNGSDVRQFELRKYTCDPGRLPNLHKRFRDGELDLFTKAGMTHIFYFTPTDTPDVLIYVVAHKDDAAAQKSWASFRGDPEWVKMKAESRADGPVVTKVQSTMMVPTDYSPLK, from the coding sequence ATGAAATCGTTCTTGCTGATGTCCGCCGCCCTGGCGACTGTCGTTTTCGCCTCGTTCGCCCAAGCGGAAGACAAACCAGTGTATGAATTGCGCATTTATACCGCCAACGAAGGGAAGCTGGACGCGCTGAACGCCCGGTTCCGTGATCACACCGCAGGGCTGTTCGAGAAGCACGGCATGCAGAACATGGGCTACTGGACCCCGCTCGATTCGGCCCAAAAAGAGAACACGCTGATCTACATCCTGAAGCACGACAGCCCCGAAGCGGCCAAGCAGAGCTGGGCCGCGTTCGTCGCCGATCCTGAGTGGCAAAACGCGAAAGCCGCTTCCGAAGAAAACGGCAAGCTGGTCAAAAAGGCGGAGTCGGTTTACATGACCGAAACCGACTTCTCGCCCCACAACCTGAAGAACGGTTCGGACGTGCGTCAGTTTGAACTGCGCAAGTACACCTGCGATCCTGGCCGTTTGCCCAATTTGCACAAGCGCTTTCGGGATGGCGAGCTCGACCTGTTCACCAAGGCCGGCATGACGCACATTTTTTACTTCACGCCGACCGACACGCCCGACGTGTTGATCTACGTCGTGGCGCACAAGGATGACGCGGCCGCGCAAAAGTCGTGGGCGTCGTTCCGCGGCGATCCGGAGTGGGTCAAGATGAAAGCGGAGTCGCGCGCCGATGGTCCGGTCGTGACCAAGGTGCAAAGCACCATGATGGTACCGACCGATTACTCGCCGCTGAAATAG